In Candidatus Accumulibacter cognatus, the genomic window TAGCGCAGCAGCAGGCGGCCGGCGAAGCATACGGCGACGAATGAACATAGCGCCGGCCAGCGGGTGGTGATGCGTAGCGCGCCACCCTGGTCGACGGTGCTCAGGCCGATCATCGGGATGCCGAGCAGCAGGGCGATCAGGGCCAGCGCCGCGGCGTCCTTGAGGCGCTCGGCCGGGGTGACGCCGGGGTGGGCGAGAACGAGTGTTGCCATCAGACTTTCTCCACTTCAGGACGGCCGAGCAGGCCGGAAGGGCGGAACATCAGCACCAGGATGAGGATGCTGAAGGTGGCCACATCCTTGTACTCGGCCGACAGGTAAGCGGCCCAGAACGCTTCGATCAGGCCGATCAGGAGGCCGCCGAGCATCGCTCCCGGCAGCGAGCCGATGCCGCCGAGGACGGCGGCGGTAAAGGCCTTGATGCCGGCGACGAAGCCGATGAAGAAATCGACGACGCCGTAATAGACCGTGACCATCACGCCGGCGACGGCGGCGAGCGCCGCGCCGAGCATGAAGGTCAGCGAGATCGTGCGGTCGACGTTGATCCCGAGCAGCGCGGTCATCGTCCGGTCCTGCTCGCACGAGCGTTGCTGGCGGCCGAAGGAAGTCTGGGTGATCAGGTAGGTGAAGCCGGCCATCAGCGCGACGGTGACGAAAACGATCAGGATCTGCGAGTAGGCGAGGCGGACGGTGAAGCCGTCGACCGTCAGCAGATCGATGCCGCCGACGAGAACCGGCGCGATCGGCTTGACGCGTGCCCCTTGTGTCAGTTGCACCATGTTCTGCAGGAAGATCGACATGCCGATCGCCGAGATCAGCGGCGCCAGTCGCGTCGAACCGCGCAGCGGCCGGTAGGCGATGCGTTCGACCGTCCAGCCATAGACCGAGGTGAACAGCACGGCGACCAGCAGCACCAGCAGCAGCGAGAGCGGGATTGAACTGATCCCGAAGCTGGCCAGCATCGTGAACACGGTCACGGCGATGAAGGCGCTGACCATGTAGATGTCGCCGTGCGCGAAATTGATCATCCCGATGATGCCGTAGACCATCGTGTAGCCGATGGCGATCAGGCCATAGACCGCCCCCAGGGTCAGTCCGTTGATCAGTTGCTGAAGTGCGAGAGCCATGGTCCTCCTCCTTGTTGCCTGCGTGAAACGCAGGGCTCAGCGGTGCGGACGGCATGCCTGCCAGGTGTCCGCGTCAAGCACATTGTCAAAACTTTGTTGGCTCCGGGATGCCGAGGTCACGGCAAATCTTGATTGCCAAGAGGTTGCTGATCTCGTTGTGCCTTGGAACTGCGCTTCGCCTGTTTGTGCTTACGTTGCACCACCAGGAATGACTACCGCCCTCGCGCAGCAATGCGCATTCATGCGCCATGAGGTGTGACAGCAAGTCACGCCGTTTCATAGAGCAATTGGCAATTCTTCAAACCTTTTGCCAGCCGCATCGAGTGCCTCTGCGCGATTGAAGTCAATGGCTTCGATCAATGTCTCGCGTAGTGACTGTAACAACGCTTCGCGCGAAGATTCCTGACAATTTACGCCAGGCACTTCTTCTATCCAGCCGATCCACCAGTCGGCATCCTGCTTGATTACTGCGGTGTAGCTTCGGTTCATGGTGCGTTCTCCTTTACCCCCCAGGGTCAGTCCGTTGATCAGTTGCTAAAGTGCGAGAGCCATGGTCCTCCTTCCTTGTTGCGTGCGATGTGACCGCAGGTCACGCGGCTTTACTGGGCTATCGGCAACTCGATCAGGAATACTTCGTCTCCCGGGACAGCTACAATAGCCCCTGTGCGGAGTTGTACTAAACGCTTCTTGGCCACTAATGCCCATTTCTTATCAATACCTGGTTCCGGTGGACTAAGGCTCTTCAGAATCGACTCAACAACCATGGCTCTTTTCTTCACTGGCTGAGAAATAGCCTCCTCTAACAAGCATACTGTCTTCAAGTGCATCCAGTTGGCAATGCTGACCTTGGAAACAGAATGTCATGACTGAGAAGGCCGTCGGTTTCGGGGCATCCCTTGGAGGTCCTTGTTGAGTGCAACGTGGACCGCCTTCTTTGGGTCCTTGCT contains:
- a CDS encoding branched-chain amino acid ABC transporter permease, with translation MALALQQLINGLTLGAVYGLIAIGYTMVYGIIGMINFAHGDIYMVSAFIAVTVFTMLASFGISSIPLSLLLVLLVAVLFTSVYGWTVERIAYRPLRGSTRLAPLISAIGMSIFLQNMVQLTQGARVKPIAPVLVGGIDLLTVDGFTVRLAYSQILIVFVTVALMAGFTYLITQTSFGRQQRSCEQDRTMTALLGINVDRTISLTFMLGAALAAVAGVMVTVYYGVVDFFIGFVAGIKAFTAAVLGGIGSLPGAMLGGLLIGLIEAFWAAYLSAEYKDVATFSILILVLMFRPSGLLGRPEVEKV
- a CDS encoding type II toxin-antitoxin system HicB family antitoxin → MNRSYTAVIKQDADWWIGWIEEVPGVNCQESSREALLQSLRETLIEAIDFNRAEALDAAGKRFEELPIAL
- a CDS encoding addiction module protein, which produces MKTVCLLEEAISQPVKKRAMVVESILKSLSPPEPGIDKKWALVAKKRLVQLRTGAIVAVPGDEVFLIELPIAQ